The following DNA comes from Mucisphaera calidilacus.
GCGAGATGGGGACGTCCTCGGCCTCGGCGATGCGGTTGAGGATCTCGTTGCGACGCGCGTCGGGCTGGACAAAGGTCGGGTTGGCGTTGAAGTGGTCGATGAGTTGTTGGCGGTAGGCCGACAGGCGGAAGAAGTAGTTCTTCTCGGTCTTGCGGACCAGCGGCTTGCCGGAGATCGCCGACTTGAAGTCGTTCTCCTTCGCCTTGTTCTCGGGAACGTACTCCTCCTCGCCGGCGTCGTACCAGCCCTCGTAGGTGCCCTCGTAGACGTCGCCCGAATTCAGCAGCGCGGTGACATACTCGCTGACCTTCTGCTTGTGGCGGTCCTGCGAGGTGCGGATGAAGTCGTCGTGGGTCATGCCGAGTCGGCGGAAGGTGGTCTCGAACGCCTCGGCGTTCCGGTCGGCCCACTGCTGAGGCGTGAGGTCGCGCTCGGCCGCCGCGTCGACGACCTTCGCGGCGTGCTCGTCGGTCCCGGTCAGGAAGAAGACGTCGTCGCCGCGCATCCGGTGGTAGCGGGCCAGAACGTCGGCGATCGTGGTGGTGTAGACGTGGCCGATGTGCGGTCGGTCGTTGACGTAGTAGATCGGGGTTGTGACGTAGAAGGTGGGCTTGGTCATGGTTCAGCTGGCCGGTGTGCGGAAAACCTCGCCATCGGCGAGAATCGGGGTCTATGGGACTTCTTCTGGACGCAGTGTATGGGATGGGGTTGCTGGTGGCGTCGCCGAAGCTCCTCGGCGGCCGAAAGGGTAAGGGCCCCTTCGACTGGTCCGGACGGATGGGCAAGGGGCATCGCCTGCCGGATAAGACGGGCAAACGAGTCCTGATCCACGCGGTCAGCCTCGGCGAGGTCAACCTCATCCGGATGCTCGTCGATCAACTCGAAGCTCATCAGATCGACGTCGTGGTCGCTTCAACCACCAACACCGGCTACGACCGGGCCGTCAGACTCTTCGGCAGCGAGCGTGTCGTCCGTTACCCCTTCGACTTCACCTGGGCCGTTGAGCGCGTGCTGGACCGCGTCAACCCCGACCTTGTGGTGACCGCCGAACTCGAGGTCTGGCCGAACCTGATCGAGCGGTGCCATCGGCGTGGCATCGGCGTCGCGGTGGTCAACGGCCGGCTCAGCGCACCCAGCTTTCGGGGCTACCAGAAATTGAGATTCGCGCTGCGTCAATCCTTCGCTCGACTCGCTGCCGTGGGTGCCCAGACACAGGCCTACGCCGACCGCTTCGTGGCCATGGGCGTGCCCCCCGAGCGCGTGTCGGTGCTGGACACCATGAAGTGGGACACCGCGAACGTCGCGGACCACGTCGCGGGGGCGGACGAACTCGCCAGCGAACTGGGCCTCGACCGGTCGCGGCCGATCGTGGTGCTTGGCTCGACGGGCGTTGATGAGGAACGGGTGTTAGTCGATGCGATCCAGTTGGCGAAGCCAGGCGTGCAGATCGTCATCGTGCCCCGCAAGCCCGAGCGTTTCGATGAGGTCGCAGAACAGTTCCCGGGGGTCGTCAGGCGGAGCACGGGCGAGCCGGGGCAGGGCCCGCTCTACCTGCTCGACACGCTGGGCGAACTGCGGCGTGCGTATGCCTTCGCGGACGTGGTGGTCGTCGGCCGGAGTTTCAACGGCTGGGGTGGGTCGGACCCCATCGAGCCGGTCGCCATCGGCAAGCTCGTGGTCATGGGGCCCGATGTTCACAACTTTCAGGAAGTCGTCGATGCTCTGGTGGAGTGCGACGGGATGCGTGTCGTGCCGTCGCCCGCGGAGGCGGGCAGGGTGGTCGCCGAATGGCTCGCAGTTCCCGAATCCTCGGCCGCGATGGCAGACGCCGGGCGTCGGGTTATCCTGTCCCGACAGGGTGCGACGTCTCGTTACGTGGCGATGATTCAGGCCCTGCTCACGGAGAACGCACAGGCGGGATTGTGATGCCCTCATCGAGTCTGCGACGAGAACGGCTGGTGCCCGCACGGCACCTGGTGGTGAAGGTTGGAACCGCCCTGCTGACGCGTGACGCCGACGAGGGCCCCGGGCTGGACACCGAGTTCATCGCGGCCCTGGCCAAGCAGATCGGCACACTGAGCAAGCAGGGATACGAGATCACACTCGTTTCCAGCGGGGCTGTCGGCGCGGGTTGCGTCGAGTTGGGCGTCGAGAAGCGTCCCGAGGACGTCGCCGAGCTCCAGGCCGCCGCGGCGGTTGGCCAGCGTCGGCTGATGACCCACCTCCACGACGCACTCAAGCCCTACGGCCTGCGCGTCGGGCAACTGCTGCTCACGCGTCACGACTTCGATGACCGCGAGCGGTTCCTCAACATCCGCAACTGCGTGACCAAACTCCACGAGTTGGGCTGCCTCCCCGTCCTCAACGAGAACGATTCGGTGGCGGTCGATGAGATTCGCTTCGGTGACAACGACCTGCTCGCCGCCCTGACGACCAACGCTCTCGCAGCCGAGGCCCTCATCCTGCTGACCACCGTCGACGGCCTGCTCGACGACGACGGCAAGGTCGTCGACCTTGTCGAGAACATCCAGGAGCAGATCGGGCTGGTGCGCACGGAAGGGTCTTCCTGGGGACGGGGCGGGATGAGCACCAAGCTCGAATCGGCACGCCTCGTCACCGAGGCCGGTGAGGTCGCGGTCATCGCGCACGGCCGCGAGAAGAACGTCCTGCTCCGCCTGATGAAGGGCGAGAAACTCGGGACCTGCTTCCTCCCCTCGGAACGCAAACTCGACAGCCGCAGCCGCTGGATCGGCCTGACCAAGCGGCCGGACGGGACGCTCAGCGTCGATACCGGGGCGAGTGCCGCCGTCGTCGACAACGGCAAGAGCCTGCTGGCCAAGGGCATCACCGACGTCACCGGCCGCTTCGAACGCGGGTCCCTGGTCGTGGTCCGCGACCCCCAGGGCCGGGAGATCGGCCGCGGCCTGATCAACTACAACTCGGATGAGACCCGCTCGATCATGGGGCTTGATTCCGACCGCTTCGCCGAGCGCCTCGGCCGCCCGGGCTTTACCGAGGTCATCCACCGCGACAACCTCGTGGTCATGGCCTCCACGGCCACACACTGACGCGAGGTCTGGATAACGTCGCCGGGCGGGTCGGGTGAAAGTCTCGCTTCACCGCGCGATCGATTCAGCCGATACGCATGGCACAACCCTCCGAGGCCGGAACGATGAGCCATGCAGCCAGACAATCAGAACCTCCCGTTGGGACATGGTCGGATCGCGAGATGGGCCGGATCGTGGAGCAGGCGATGCAGGGGGACCGCGTGGGCGCCATGCTCGGTCTATCGGACTGGCTGATGCGTGGCGGGGCACCCGCGGACGCGGCGGTGCTGCGACGGGCGCTTGGCGGGGTGATGCCCGTATCACTCGATGACGCCGAGGGCGCGGTAGACGAACAGACACTGGATGAACTGACACGGACGCTGGCAGGACGCCTGACCATGCTGCCCACGGTGGTGCGCGGGCTGGAGATACGGGGCGATGACCGCTGGATCGAGGCGGTTCATGACGCTTCGGTACGCTGCTGGCCTCACGCGGAGGGGCGTGAGGACCGGCTGGCGATCTGCCGGGCTCTGGTCCGCCTGAACATCCTGCAGGATGACCCGGAGGGGGTCATCCGGTGGGCACACAAAGGACTGCGTATCGAGCCGTCCGACGCGGACCTCGCTTTGGCACTCTCCCGTTATCAGGACGATCCGGAGGCCGGCCCCCCCGTTCGTGTGGTCCTGACACGGGTAGCCCGGCGCTGGCCGGGTTATCGGGATGTGCGTGCGGCCCTGATCCGTCGGCGTGCCGATGATGGGCATCAGGCGTCCGCACGACGGATGCTCGAACGCTGGTTGCGGCGCGAGCCCGATGCTCCGCTGGCCCGGCGTCTACGTGAGGAACTCACGGCATGAAGCGTTGGCATGCGTCGGAGGATCACGCGGGCCTGAGTCGGGCGATCGAACGGCTGCAGGTCGAGGTTCAGTCCAAGCCAAGCCTCGCGCATCGCAGCCTGCTGGCGCGCATGCTCGCGCGCGCCGAAAGACTGGCCGAGGCTAACGAGATGTACCGGTCGGTCTGCATGGACGCCGACGCTCCGGACGCACTGATCGACGAGGCAGCCCGTTGTGCCGAGCAGGTTGGGGACCTGCGCGGGGCCGAGATCGCCCTGCGATCGGTCCTGACCCAACGCGACAGCGAGACGCTCCACACCCGGCTGGCGGAGTTCCGTCTCTGCCGGGGCGCTTGGACCGAAGCCGCCTTCATGGCGTGGGGCCTGACCAACAAGAATCCCGAGAACGTGGACGCCTGGACGGTGCTGACAGCGGCGGGCTGGGTCACCGGCCGCCGTGGCATGACACAGGCCGGCATCGAGGCCTTGCGTCGTGAAGACCCGCGTGGCGGTTCGAACCGCCTCGGTGCCCTCCTCGCCCGGGCGCTGCCCGCGATCATGGCCGAGCAGAAATCCGAAGATCCGAGCGTCACGCGGCGACTCAGGCAATGGCGTGGCGTCGAAGCCTTCCGAGTCGCACAGCAATCATCGGCCTGGGACCGCCTGATGGTGCGCACGAACCGGGCGATGCTCGGCGAGACAAGCCGCAGGCCCCGGCACGCCGACGCCTGGTACCAC
Coding sequences within:
- a CDS encoding 3-deoxy-D-manno-octulosonic acid transferase, whose amino-acid sequence is MGLLLDAVYGMGLLVASPKLLGGRKGKGPFDWSGRMGKGHRLPDKTGKRVLIHAVSLGEVNLIRMLVDQLEAHQIDVVVASTTNTGYDRAVRLFGSERVVRYPFDFTWAVERVLDRVNPDLVVTAELEVWPNLIERCHRRGIGVAVVNGRLSAPSFRGYQKLRFALRQSFARLAAVGAQTQAYADRFVAMGVPPERVSVLDTMKWDTANVADHVAGADELASELGLDRSRPIVVLGSTGVDEERVLVDAIQLAKPGVQIVIVPRKPERFDEVAEQFPGVVRRSTGEPGQGPLYLLDTLGELRRAYAFADVVVVGRSFNGWGGSDPIEPVAIGKLVVMGPDVHNFQEVVDALVECDGMRVVPSPAEAGRVVAEWLAVPESSAAMADAGRRVILSRQGATSRYVAMIQALLTENAQAGL
- the proB gene encoding glutamate 5-kinase, with translation MPSSSLRRERLVPARHLVVKVGTALLTRDADEGPGLDTEFIAALAKQIGTLSKQGYEITLVSSGAVGAGCVELGVEKRPEDVAELQAAAAVGQRRLMTHLHDALKPYGLRVGQLLLTRHDFDDRERFLNIRNCVTKLHELGCLPVLNENDSVAVDEIRFGDNDLLAALTTNALAAEALILLTTVDGLLDDDGKVVDLVENIQEQIGLVRTEGSSWGRGGMSTKLESARLVTEAGEVAVIAHGREKNVLLRLMKGEKLGTCFLPSERKLDSRSRWIGLTKRPDGTLSVDTGASAAVVDNGKSLLAKGITDVTGRFERGSLVVVRDPQGREIGRGLINYNSDETRSIMGLDSDRFAERLGRPGFTEVIHRDNLVVMASTATH
- a CDS encoding tetratricopeptide repeat protein codes for the protein MGRIVEQAMQGDRVGAMLGLSDWLMRGGAPADAAVLRRALGGVMPVSLDDAEGAVDEQTLDELTRTLAGRLTMLPTVVRGLEIRGDDRWIEAVHDASVRCWPHAEGREDRLAICRALVRLNILQDDPEGVIRWAHKGLRIEPSDADLALALSRYQDDPEAGPPVRVVLTRVARRWPGYRDVRAALIRRRADDGHQASARRMLERWLRREPDAPLARRLREELTA